The genomic window CAAGCTAGACATTTGCAGCTGAGCGATTAAGGCTGACTctagaaggaaacaaaagggaTACACTCAACTGCCAGAACGAGTGACCCCCTCCTAAAACATCCTTCCGAGGTACCACGCAACAGAACGGGAACACCAAGATGACGTAAGAAACCCGGCACAGAACACTTTTCACAGAGAGTGTGGGGCTGTGTGTCCAAGCAGGCTTTGAACCCCGGTCCACTTAGGGGCAAGACAGAACCAGTGAGGCGATGAATGCGAACAGGCAGGCGGATGAGGACTGAGGTTTGAGAAACGACCAGACGACTTGACAAACAGGAGGGGCGTGTACTTTCCCCGCAAAGCTGAACAGACACTTAGCAGCCTGGGATCAACACAAGGTCCCCTCCAGCACCGGCCCGACGGCTCACATTTACAAAGGCAAAGAGGAGGCCGACCCCGCCCGAGGGAcgggaggaaggaggggtggtGCGCAACGGGGGGCGGGGGCGACGGGATGGAGATACGGGAGGACGGGGCAAGGGGGAGgacgacggggggggggggggtgctggagaCCGGGGATACGGGGTGGGGAACGGGGTAGACGGGAGGACAGGGGTTGGGGGTAGGGTCGGGGGTCTGGGAAACGGGAGGACGGGTGCGCGCGGGGGGCCGGGTGGGGGTGACGGGGTGGGCGGGCCGGGGGGGCCTAAAGGACGGGAGAGGAGCGAGCACCACCTTCCTGAAATGTTAACCCCAACTGTCTCATCAAACCCCCGGGATGGTATTACCAGCACGCGCTCCCGTTTTATCCGAGCCGGGCAGGCGGCGCCCAGGAAGAAGGCCGCACGGGGCACGCAAGGCCGGGGAGGGGAGCACGTTGGCCACGGCTAGCCGGCGCGCGGAAACGGCGCCCGCAGACGGAAGCGCTACCAGCCCAGCCCCGCACCCCAGGGGGGAGCGCGGACCACCCCGCCACGCCCACGCCCGCGGCGGCCAGCTCGCCCCCACCGGCGTCCCCCGACCCGCGGCGCGCGGACCCGGCGGGGCCCCGTCCCGATCCTCCCTGCCCACACCTGCCACACCCACGCCTGCGGCTGCCGGCACGCCCCCACCGGCGTCCCTCGAGGGGCGCAGCGCGGACCCGACCCCGCCCagctccgccccgccccgctccTCCCGGGCCACTCCGCGATCTGCGCGAGGCCGGCCCGGCCGGGGTCCGCCTCTCAATCCCGCCACCGCGCCGCCCAAGTCGTTTTCACAACGGCTCCGCCTCAACCGTCGGGGGATggccgcgccccccccccgcccccccccccccccccccggcccgccGCCAGAGGCCGGCCCGGTGCCGCGGTCCTTCTCCACACAGCCCCGCCAATCAGGGTGGCCCGCCACGGCCCCCGGCTCAACCTGCGGCTGGAGAAGGCCTCCGCGTCGCGCCCACGGAGCCGCCGTTACCgtcgccgccccgccccgcgtcTCAGGCCTCAGCACCTCACCTCAGGAGGCCGACGGAGAGCGGGAAGCGTCTGCCCAATCGGCGCCGCCTGCGTGCGGGACCCCGTCCTATCAGCGCGGCACGCAGGCCAGGCTCCGCCCCTCGTGCCCGTCAGCGACGCCGGGGTCGCctgaggcgggggcgggggggggcgcgaTTCCTGGCCTTACTGGGGAGGTGGACTGCCGCGCCTAGGCCAcgagccctgcccctgccccggcctCGCGGACGCGCCCCAGGAGCCCTGACTTGCCTCTGCAGGATGCCGGTCGGCCCCAGGAGACTCCCTGGCTATCCACCACCACTCTGGACGTCGACGGCTGGACGGGGCCGCAGAGACCCGGGGTGCCAGCCTAACCTGCGAGGGGGGCGAGGGTCCGACTCCCTGGAGGAACACACACTGTGGCCCGCGGACGACCGCAGAGGCAGGGCGGGCGGGTCCCCACTGACTCTCGCGTACTGCCCCCGCTGCTTGACTTTACAGGCCGGCCACCTGCTCCACCCGGCCACGCCCCCGGAGGTCACGCCCTGAAGACCACGCCCCctggcgccccgccccgccccgcccccatcttCATTTCCTAGAGGCAGGAGGCGCCAGGTTCTGCTGTCCTCATTAGCCAAACCCCAGACTCCTGAGGGGCACCAGGCCCAGGCCATCTAGGGGCGGTACTGGGCACAATCATCGACAATATATTCCAGGcttctagaacatttccatttgaAGTGTCAGTTTAAACGATAAGATCAACAATGGATGCTTGGTGTTTAAAAACAtgcatggggggcgcctgggtggctcagtcggttgagcgccgacttcggctcaggtcacgatctcgcggtccgtgagttcgagccctgcatcgggcccctgtgctgacagctcagagcccggagcctgtttcagattctgtgtctccctctctctgaccctcccccattcatgctctgtctctgtctcaaaaataaataaacgttaaataaaaaaaaaaaaaaattaaaaaaaaaccatgcatGGATACAGCAGACAAGCACTTCAAAATTTAAACTACTGATTTCTCATCTTGCCGCTTTttagtagagagaaaaaaataattgtcctttctattgtttcatgtgtctggaAAGCATAAGGATTGTTTAGTAATACCACATGGAAGATCAAAGCAGATCAACTTAATCTTActtgaattgtttttaaatgggTTTTTAGAATGTGGTGTTAGATGGAAAAACCTCATCAATCAATCACAATTGGACTTTCAGTTAAATTTAACAAGCACTTATTGGGAACACCCCATCACAGGGCAGAGCAGGTGGATTCTGGTATAGGTTTGAATGCTGACTTTGCTCCTTACCAGCTGTGGGTCTTTCGAAGAATtaagcctctctgagcttcattcTCATCAGCTAAGAAAATAGGGGCATTATCTACCTGGTAATTTTCAGAGTCTAATGAAATCAAATACATGCAGTAGCTATCACTGTGGGCAAGCCAGTGAGAATGAGTGAGTGCACAATAAATGTCACAGTTTCCTTCCGCtacgtgccaggctctgcaccggGTGAGGGAAGGCAGATACACACTCATCACTCCATACACAGGATTCAGTAAGCACTGAAAGAGCAGTAGAGTATCCCATACCCTACATTCCCTTAGAGCTTTCTTCCTATGTTAGCATCGACCTGGCATAAAGATTGTatctcacggggcgcctgggtggctcagtcggttgggcgaccgacttcggctcaggtcatgatctcacggtccgtgggttcgagccccgcgtcgggctctgtgctgacatctcagatcctggagcctgcttctgattatgtgtctccttctctctctgcccctcccccactcatgctctgtctctgtctcagaaataaacattaaaaaatttaaaaaaaaaaagactgtatctCAGTTTCTCAAAGACATACACAACTGTGCTGAAGCTGAGGTACAATCACAACTCTTTTTTGGTAAGGCCCTAAATTTGATAGTGCTTTAGGAAGGACAACACTTATATATGAAATGATTTAAACAAGAAGTTTCTCAAGTCTTTTTTCTGTATTAGACCACAAGAAAAACACTCATCAGATAACAATGTATGCACATACTTTAATATTTAGGCTTGAGTGAAATCATCTGAAGTGACATTAAAATATGTTTGGGGAGACAACCCCACAATTGCACAATCCACTGCAAAATTTTAACCTGTAAGCAATATAACTGTGTTAGGGTCTGAAAGTTCTCCTTAAGCTGAACTTTTATCAACTCCTGAATCAACTAGGCAggtatatttaagtttttaaatttttaaatgttgatttttttaaaggcacgTTGAGGTTCTCTTAATATCGAAGACAAAACATTTACTTTATATTCCGTGACCAGAACCTTTTTGGCAAGTGACTGTCACATGGATAAGATTCTTACATGCCTTTACACAACAATACATTTGGCAGCTCTCTTACACCTGGATACTCTGGACAATTGTCTTGCATTCTGGGCTGGGGCCAACGACACAGCAGCCAAGGCTCTCACAGGCTTGCTGACCTAATTGGACAGTTTATTAAACAGCAGGAAATGGAACCAGGCTTCTGCCTCTCTTGCATATCAATGTAGTGCACAGTGCTAATAGCCAAAGGTTGTTCAATTTAATTACAATACCTTAAATCAAAATTCAGTGTTGTTATTATCAAAAGGTACCAAAGAAAGCCATCCCTCTTCTTGGAATTTCAGAAACCCAGAAGTTGCAGTTATAAAAACAAGTTGGTTAAAAGGCAAAACACATCTTTTACATATTGATTTGATAAATGTCAGTAAGTATTCAAAAATTTAGAGTGAATTTATTGGCGACAGCTATCACAGATTCATCCCACCGGTTTCAGCTGTATCAGAACCAAACGTCACAAGCTGGAGACCCTGTTCATATTAGCTGGATTTTCACACCCTCAGTGCTGGCATCTGCTGTCAGAAACCACCACTCAGCACCAAAAGAAATGATCAGCGCCTTGCTGGGTGTTTGAAGTCATTGTGGCATTCAGCAGGGGACAATGGCCTTGACTTcttggagatttaaaaaagaaaacaaaacaaagaagagaaagcatttaacagtttaaaaactgggggggggggggagtggggggggaaGCCCAGACGGATGTTAGAAACTCTATCTGAAGGCACAAGGATGTTAGAAACTCTATCTGAATAAAGTTGGCAGATAGCTGATAAAACTGGGCATatataaatacaacttaaaacgattaaaaagtataaatgttTGTGACTTTTTTCCTCTAGGGCTCTGGCTATTGATGAAAACACCTTCCAGTTCCACTTGGTAACCTGACTTCTGAAAGATGACTGCTGGGAATTTTCTGACACTTAAGCAGACATAAAAAAGAGTCACCTTAATCATCAAAAAGGTAATTGCAAAGGGCATTGTTGCCTGAAATTACTCTATAGAGCTGCCTGGAAATTGAAATAACTTAAGGcagaatttcttaaaatgtttaggTAGTCTCAAACCTAAACAGAATGGCCTGATCACATGCAGATACAAAACTGTCAAACACGAAGAAGGGAAACtcacaaagagagaagagagactccAAGAGAAGGGGCTGTTTGGCTAGTTTAAAAGTTAagcttttccctcttccttggctcttcctttcctcttccacgGCCTAACCAGGGCAGCCTGAACTCCCAGGAATGGTTGTATGATGACTGATGAGGCATAAATTTCTTGCCTATTAATAGTTTCCCACTGTTCGAGGTCTACAGGCTTTGGCAAGCAAACCTAGTCTCAGGTTTTCCTTGTCCCAGGGCAGAAATGCCTCAAGGAACCACGGTGGGAGTCACACCATGCGTTCTGTTTACAATGGGCACAAACACACCAGACTGACTTACTCTTTAGCTTGTTAAACCCAGAATGTTCCTGAGAAGGCATCCAGTAAGGGTAAAATGTTCCAACATCACAATGATAATAAATAACAGCTACGTTTACAGAGACCCAATCAGGACACATGCACAAGCCACAGGTctttccaaaaaacaaaccaactgaCCCCACCTGGACCGTCACCGGAAGGGCCAACACTGCCATGCATCgcatctcccccccaccctgcaccctccccccaccccgggcgtGACACTACTCGGCCTTCTGGCCACCTGAGGCTACTTTTTGAGACCTAGCGACACAGGCAGTTCAAGTAGAAGACGGGAAGGGCCACTTCCCAGGGACCCTGCAGCGGGAAAGGAGGTCAGAAGACTCAGGCAGGGGGTGGCGTGTGAGGAAGCGTCGCCGCCTGGCCCGGAGTGCCCAGCGCGGGAACCACTGCGGGGCGGCCTTAGAGGGGACTCGCTCAGATGAAGTGGATCCAGCTCTCTTCGCACTCCCCGCGAGGCATGTGCAGCGCGTGGTTGCGGCACGTGAGGCTGTAGTCTCGGCCGTGGTTGTTGTCCCAGTACTCGGCGCCGGCCACTCGGTAGCGGAGCGCGAAGTGCACGCGCGAGCCGAGCTCCAGCAGGAAGGGAGGCACCGGGAAGCCGAAGGCGAAGACATCCTCCGTGCCCGCTGCGCCCGCGGGCCCGCGCCACCTGGCCACCGCCTCGTGCGCGCTGCGCCAGTCTGAGAAGGTGTAGCGCACCGCCACCTGCTTCTCGAACGCCACGTTGCGCACGCGCACCGTGCCGCTGATGCCCAGGTCCGAGCAGGTGACGCGCTCCAGACAGACGAGCTGCCGCCCCAGGCGCTCGCCGAAGTCCGCGGCCTCGACGGGCGGCGGGAAGTCGGGCACCAGGCACTGCAGGGTGAACTCCAGGTCCTGGCTGCTGCAGCACAGGTCCGAGTTGATGGCGAGGCGCGACAGCACGTGCAGCGGCACCGACGGGTCTTCGCCCGCGTTGAACACCTTGACCTGCGCCAGCTCCAGGCCCAGCGCGTCGGCGAAGCGCACGCGGAGCTGCCGGCTGCAGCCCGGCCGGCAGGCGGCTCCCGGCGCGCCCCCGGCCTTCTGGCGGCGCTCGGGCGAGCAGGGCAGCGAGCGCGCCCGCCGCAGGATGATGGGCCGAAGCGGGGGGTCGCAGCCGGACGGCTCCGGAGGTGGCGGCGGCGCGCGGCCCGGGCTCCCGGGGGGCCTGCAGGGCCGTGGCTCCCGGGCCGTGCCGCCGTCCAGGTCTGAGAGGCAGCTGAGGCTCCGCGGGGCGGGCTTCCGGGGCCCCGGGACCGGCGTCGCCGGGCCGAGACCTCCGGACATGGCCCGGCCAGCCGTCGGGCTACGGGGAGGGGGAAACGAGGGGCGGCCTCCGGACCCCGCGCCCCCTACCTCGGGGTCCCCGC from Neofelis nebulosa isolate mNeoNeb1 chromosome 9, mNeoNeb1.pri, whole genome shotgun sequence includes these protein-coding regions:
- the PPP1R3D gene encoding protein phosphatase 1 regulatory subunit 3D, which produces MSGGLGPATPVPGPRKPAPRSLSCLSDLDGGTAREPRPCRPPGSPGRAPPPPPEPSGCDPPLRPIILRRARSLPCSPERRQKAGGAPGAACRPGCSRQLRVRFADALGLELAQVKVFNAGEDPSVPLHVLSRLAINSDLCCSSQDLEFTLQCLVPDFPPPVEAADFGERLGRQLVCLERVTCSDLGISGTVRVRNVAFEKQVAVRYTFSDWRSAHEAVARWRGPAGAAGTEDVFAFGFPVPPFLLELGSRVHFALRYRVAGAEYWDNNHGRDYSLTCRNHALHMPRGECEESWIHFI